Proteins encoded in a region of the Hippopotamus amphibius kiboko isolate mHipAmp2 chromosome 11, mHipAmp2.hap2, whole genome shotgun sequence genome:
- the LOC130831719 gene encoding histone H2A type 1-D, translating into MSGRGKQGGKARAKAKTRSSRAGLQFPVGRVHRLLRKGNYSERVGAGAPVYLAAVLEYLTAEILELAGNAARDNKKTRIIPRHLQLAIRNDEELNKLLGKVTIAQGGVLPNIQAVLLPKKTESHHKAKGK; encoded by the coding sequence ATGTCTGGTCGCGGCAAACAGGGTGGCAAGGCACGCGCCAAGGCCAAGACCCGCTCCTCGCGGGCCGGGCTCCAGTTCCCCGTGGGCCGAGTGCACCGCCTGCTCCGCAAAGGAAACTACTCCGAGCGGGTCGGGGCCGGGGCCCCGGTGTACCTGGCGGCGGTGCTGGAGTACCTGACGGCCGAGATCCTGGAGCTGGCGGGCAACGCGGCCCGCGACAACAAGAAGACGCGCATCATCCCGCGCCACCTGCAGCTGGCCATCCGCAACGACGAGGAGCTCAACAAGCTGCTGGGCAAAGTCACCATCGCTCAGGGCGGCGTTCTGCCTAACATCCAGGCGGTGCTGCTGCCCAAGAAGACCGAGAGCCACCACAAGGCCAAGGGCAAGTGA
- the LOC130831738 gene encoding histone H2B type 1-C/E/F/G/I: MPEPAKSAPAPKKGSKKAVTKAQKKDGKKRKRSRKESYSVYVYKVLKQVHPDTGISSKAMGIMNSFVNDIFERIAGEASRLAHYNKRSTITSREIQTAVRLLLPGELAKHAVSEGTKAVTKYTSSK, translated from the coding sequence ATGCCTGAGCCAGCTAAGTCCGCTCCAGCCCCAAAAAAGGGCTCCAAGAAGGCCGTCACCAAGGCCCAGAAGAAAGATGGCAAGAAGCGCAAGCGCAGTCGTAAAGAGAGCTATTCCGTGTACGTGTATAAGGTGTTGAAGCAGGTCCACCCGGACACCGGCATCTCGTCCAAGGCTATGGGCATCATGAACTCATTTGTTAACGACATTTTCGAGCGCATCGCGGGCGAGGCGTCGCGCCTGGCGCATTACAACAAGCGCTCGACCATCACCTCCAGGGAGATCCAGACGGCCGTGCGCCTGCTGCTGCCCGGAGAGCTGGCCAAGCACGCTGTGTCCGAGGGCACCAAGGCTGTCACCAAGTACACCAGCTCCAAATAA
- the LOC130831744 gene encoding histone H4: MSGRGKGGKGLGKGGAKRHRKVLRDNIQGITKPAIRRLARRGGVKRISGLIYEETRGVLKVFLENVIRDAVTYTEHAKRKTVTAMDVVYALKRQGRTLYGFGG; encoded by the coding sequence ATGTCTGGTCGAGGCAAAGGCGGAAAGGGATTGGGAAAAGGGGGCGCCAAGCGTCATCGTAAGGTTCTGCGCGATAATATCCAGGGTATTACCAAGCCCGCCATTCGGCGTCTGGCCCGGCGTGGGGGTGTCAAGCGCATCTCCGGCCTCATCTACGAGGAGACTCGCGGGGTGCTGAAAGTGTTCCTGGAGAACGTGATTCGGGACGCGGTCACCTACACCGAGCACGCCAAGCGCAAGACCGTGACAGCAATGGACGTGGTCTACGCGCTCAAACGCCAGGGACGCACCCTCTACGGTTTCGGCGGTTAA